The proteins below are encoded in one region of Saccopteryx leptura isolate mSacLep1 chromosome 1, mSacLep1_pri_phased_curated, whole genome shotgun sequence:
- the LRRC23 gene encoding leucine-rich repeat-containing protein 23 isoform X4 yields the protein MSDEEDLEDFEPDQIDEEREREDDEKETDMKEEEDISEEWTPIPLTEDVMKEGLSLLCKTGDGLAHAYAKLDVKKRGLTDIYLLHSYIHLRYVDISENHLTDLSPLNYLTHLLWLKADGNRLQSAQLNELPCLQAASFAYNQITDTEGISHPYLGILDLKGNYIRIVTGLDPPKLIDLHTLELRGNQLESTLGINLPKLKNLFLVAHWVRGWLVQGRGHHRGGQDAWLLGGSTTNFIIIMAQNMLKKVEGLESLKNLTNLHLRDNQIATLSGFSKEMKSLQYLNLRDRERDRQGQTDRNGEMRSTNH from the exons ATGTCGGATGAGGAGGATCTGGAAGATTTTGAGCCAGATCAGATTgatgaagagagggaaagggaagatgaTGAGAAGGAGACAGACATGAAAGAGGAGGAAGACATCTCGGAGGAG TGGACGCCCATCCCCCTCACAGAGGACGTGATGAAAGAAGGGCTTTCTTTGCTCTGTAAGACCGGCGATGGACTGGCCCATGCTTATGCCAAACTGGATGTTAAAAAGAG AGGTCTGACAGACATCTACTTGCTGCATTCCTACATCCACCTGCGCTATGTGGATATTTCTGAGAACCATCTGACAGACCTGTCCCCACTCAATTACCTCACCCACCTGCTCTGGCTCAAGGCTGATGGCAACCGGCTGCAGAGTGCCCAGCTGAATGAACTGCCCTGCCTGCAGGCTGCCAGTTTTGCCTATAACCAGATCACTGACACTGAGGGCATCTCTCATCCTTATCTGGGCATCCTGGATCTCAAAG GGAACTATATCCGCATTGTGACGGGTCTGGACCCCCCAAAACTGATTGACCTGCACACACTGGAGCTTCGAGGGAATCAGCTGGAAAGCACGCTGGGAATCAACCTTCCTAAGCTGAAGAACCTCTTCCTGGTAGCTCACTGGGTCAGAGGGTGGTTGGTGCAGGGAAGAGGGCACCATCGTGGGGGACAGGATGCCTGGCTTCTAGGAGGCTCAACTACTAACTTCATCATCATAATG GCCCAGAACATGCTGAAGAAGGTGGAAGGTTTGGAGAGCCTAAAGAATCTCACTAACTTGCATCTTCGAGACAACCAGATTGCAACTCTGAGTGGCTTCTCCAAAGAAATGAAATCACTGCAGTACCTCAACCTGAG agacagagagagagatagacagggacagacagacaggaacggagagatgagaagcaccaatcattag
- the LRRC23 gene encoding leucine-rich repeat-containing protein 23 isoform X3 has product MSDEEDLEDFEPDQIDEEREREDDEKETDMKEEEDISEEWTPIPLTEDVMKEGLSLLCKTGDGLAHAYAKLDVKKRGLTDIYLLHSYIHLRYVDISENHLTDLSPLNYLTHLLWLKADGNRLQSAQLNELPCLQAASFAYNQITDTEGISHPYLGILDLKGNYIRIVTGLDPPKLIDLHTLELRGNQLESTLGINLPKLKNLFLVAHWVRGWLVQGRGHHRGGQDAWLLGGSTTNFIIIMVIADRITPCSSLGLKLVSFLLKPDEPAPKLATSDLESGSSTSQSDALSTAPPPGQATSILILILPFLPFFCI; this is encoded by the exons ATGTCGGATGAGGAGGATCTGGAAGATTTTGAGCCAGATCAGATTgatgaagagagggaaagggaagatgaTGAGAAGGAGACAGACATGAAAGAGGAGGAAGACATCTCGGAGGAG TGGACGCCCATCCCCCTCACAGAGGACGTGATGAAAGAAGGGCTTTCTTTGCTCTGTAAGACCGGCGATGGACTGGCCCATGCTTATGCCAAACTGGATGTTAAAAAGAG AGGTCTGACAGACATCTACTTGCTGCATTCCTACATCCACCTGCGCTATGTGGATATTTCTGAGAACCATCTGACAGACCTGTCCCCACTCAATTACCTCACCCACCTGCTCTGGCTCAAGGCTGATGGCAACCGGCTGCAGAGTGCCCAGCTGAATGAACTGCCCTGCCTGCAGGCTGCCAGTTTTGCCTATAACCAGATCACTGACACTGAGGGCATCTCTCATCCTTATCTGGGCATCCTGGATCTCAAAG GGAACTATATCCGCATTGTGACGGGTCTGGACCCCCCAAAACTGATTGACCTGCACACACTGGAGCTTCGAGGGAATCAGCTGGAAAGCACGCTGGGAATCAACCTTCCTAAGCTGAAGAACCTCTTCCTGGTAGCTCACTGGGTCAGAGGGTGGTTGGTGCAGGGAAGAGGGCACCATCGTGGGGGACAGGATGCCTGGCTTCTAGGAGGCTCAACTACTAACTTCATCATCATAATGGTAATTG cagaccgaataaccccttgctcaagccttgggctcaagctggtgagctttttgctcaaaccagatgagccggcacccaagctggcaacctcggatcTCGAATCtggttcttccacatcccagtccgacgctctatccactgcgccaccgcctggtcaggcaacttctaTCTTGATCCtcatccttcctttccttcctttcttttgcaTTTAG